In one Pseudomonas sp. 31-12 genomic region, the following are encoded:
- the pap gene encoding polyphosphate:AMP phosphotransferase: protein MFESAEIGHAIDKETYEAEEPALREALLEAQFELQQQKRFPVIILINGIEGAGKGETVKLLNEWMDPRLIEVRTFDQQTDEELARPPAWRYWRMLPAKGRMGIFFGNWYSQMLQGRVHGLFKDAVLDQAINQSERFEKMLCDEGALIFKFWFHLSKKQMKARLKALADDPLHSWRISPLDWQQSQTYDKFVKYGERVLRRTSRDYAPWHVIEGVDAHYRSLAVGKILLEGLQSALKRSRIHPSKVNAAPLPIHVDQLNLLDSLDLSQRLEKDDYEEQLITEQARFSGLMRDKRMRQHALIAVFEGNDAAGKGGAIRRVAAALDPRQYDIVPIAAPTEEERAQPYLWRFWRHIPAKGKFTVFDRSWYGRVLVERVEGFCPPADWLRAYSEINDFEEQISESGVIVVKFWLAIDKETQLERFEAREDIPFKRFKITEDDWRNRDKWDAYRAAVGDMVDRTSTEISPWTLVEANDKRWARVKVLRTINQALEEAFDKSDKHDKKAKKRKS, encoded by the coding sequence ATGTTCGAATCTGCTGAAATCGGTCACGCCATCGACAAAGAAACCTACGAAGCTGAAGAACCGGCGCTGCGTGAAGCGTTGCTCGAAGCGCAGTTCGAACTTCAGCAGCAAAAGCGCTTTCCGGTGATCATCCTGATCAACGGCATCGAAGGCGCCGGCAAGGGCGAGACGGTCAAGTTGCTCAACGAGTGGATGGACCCGCGCCTGATCGAGGTCCGCACCTTCGATCAGCAGACCGATGAAGAGCTGGCGCGACCCCCGGCCTGGCGGTACTGGCGGATGCTCCCGGCCAAGGGCCGCATGGGGATCTTCTTCGGCAACTGGTACAGCCAGATGCTCCAGGGCCGGGTCCATGGTCTGTTCAAGGACGCGGTGCTGGATCAGGCGATCAACCAGTCGGAGCGCTTTGAAAAAATGCTCTGCGACGAAGGCGCGCTGATTTTCAAATTCTGGTTTCACCTCTCCAAGAAACAAATGAAAGCGCGCCTCAAGGCACTCGCCGACGACCCCTTGCACAGCTGGCGCATCAGTCCGCTGGACTGGCAACAATCGCAGACCTACGACAAGTTCGTGAAGTACGGCGAGCGCGTATTGCGCCGTACCAGCCGTGACTACGCGCCCTGGCATGTGATTGAAGGCGTGGATGCGCATTACCGCAGTCTGGCGGTGGGCAAGATCCTGCTCGAAGGCCTGCAAAGTGCCTTGAAGCGATCCAGAATCCATCCCTCCAAGGTCAACGCTGCGCCGCTGCCGATCCATGTCGATCAGCTCAACCTGCTCGACAGCCTGGACCTGAGCCAGCGCCTGGAAAAGGACGATTACGAAGAACAACTGATTACCGAACAGGCGCGATTCTCGGGTTTGATGCGCGACAAACGCATGCGTCAACACGCCTTGATCGCGGTGTTTGAAGGCAATGATGCAGCGGGCAAGGGCGGTGCGATTCGGCGAGTTGCCGCGGCGCTCGATCCACGCCAATACGACATCGTGCCGATTGCCGCACCCACTGAGGAGGAACGGGCGCAGCCGTATTTGTGGCGCTTCTGGCGGCACATTCCGGCCAAGGGCAAGTTCACCGTATTCGACCGCTCGTGGTATGGCCGGGTATTGGTCGAGCGCGTTGAAGGCTTCTGTCCACCTGCGGACTGGCTGCGGGCCTACAGCGAGATCAACGATTTCGAAGAGCAGATTTCCGAATCGGGCGTCATCGTCGTCAAGTTCTGGCTGGCTATCGACAAGGAGACTCAGCTGGAGCGTTTCGAGGCGCGGGAAGACATTCCCTTCAAGCGTTTCAAAATCACCGAAGACGACTGGCGCAACCGGGATAAATGGGATGCCTACCGCGCGGCCGTCGGCGACATGGTGGACCGCACCAGCACCGAAATCTCGCCGTGGACCTTGGTCGAGGCCAATGACAAGCGCTGGGCCCGGGTCAAGGTCCTGCGCACCATCAACCAGGCGCTGGAAGAAGCGTTCGATAAATCAGACAAGCACGACAAGAAGGCCAAAAAACGCAAGTCGTGA
- a CDS encoding thiolase family protein — MREVVIVDSVRTGLAKSFRGKFNQTRPDDMAAHCVDALLARTGIDPASVEDCIVGAGSNEGAQGYNIGRNVAVLSRLGIGTAGMTLNRFCSSGLQAIAIAANQIASGCSEIIVAGGVESISLTMKSVNTDNLINPLLKEQIPGIYFPMGQTAEIVARRYGVSREEQDLYALQSQQRTAKAQTDGLFDDEIVPMAVKYRVEDKATGQIQILDGIVDRDDCNRPDTTLESLAGLKPVFAEDGSVTAGNSSQLSDGASMTLVMSLEKALELGLKPKAFFRGFAVAGCAPDEMGIGPVFSVPKLLKSKGLQVADIDLWELNEAFASQCLYSRNRLEIDNDKYNVNGGSISIGHPFGMTGSRQVGHIVRELQRRNLRYGVVTMCVGGGMGATGLFEAVR, encoded by the coding sequence ATGCGTGAAGTGGTGATCGTCGATAGCGTGCGGACCGGCCTGGCCAAATCCTTTCGCGGCAAGTTCAACCAGACCCGTCCGGATGACATGGCGGCGCATTGTGTCGATGCCCTGTTGGCGCGAACCGGGATCGACCCGGCCAGCGTTGAGGATTGCATCGTCGGTGCGGGCTCCAACGAAGGCGCCCAGGGGTACAACATCGGTCGCAATGTCGCGGTGTTGTCGCGGCTGGGCATCGGCACTGCGGGCATGACCCTCAACCGTTTCTGCTCCTCGGGCTTGCAGGCCATCGCCATCGCCGCCAATCAGATCGCGTCGGGCTGCAGCGAAATCATCGTGGCCGGTGGCGTCGAATCCATCAGTCTGACCATGAAAAGCGTCAACACCGACAACTTGATCAACCCGCTATTGAAAGAGCAGATACCGGGCATCTATTTCCCCATGGGCCAGACCGCCGAAATCGTTGCGCGCCGATACGGAGTCAGCCGCGAAGAGCAGGATCTGTACGCGCTGCAAAGTCAGCAACGCACGGCCAAGGCTCAGACCGACGGTTTGTTCGATGATGAAATCGTGCCGATGGCGGTGAAGTACCGGGTTGAAGACAAGGCCACCGGTCAGATCCAGATCCTCGACGGGATCGTCGATCGCGACGACTGCAACCGCCCGGACACTACCCTGGAAAGCCTGGCCGGGTTGAAACCGGTGTTTGCCGAGGACGGTTCGGTGACGGCGGGCAACTCTTCGCAATTGTCCGATGGCGCTTCGATGACCCTGGTCATGAGCCTTGAAAAAGCCCTGGAACTGGGGCTCAAGCCCAAGGCGTTCTTCCGTGGTTTTGCGGTGGCAGGGTGCGCGCCGGACGAGATGGGCATCGGTCCGGTGTTCTCGGTGCCGAAATTGCTCAAGTCCAAGGGTCTGCAGGTGGCCGACATTGATCTGTGGGAACTCAACGAAGCGTTTGCTTCGCAGTGCCTGTACAGCCGCAACCGCCTGGAAATCGATAACGACAAGTACAACGTCAATGGCGGTTCGATTTCCATCGGCCACCCGTTCGGCATGACGGGTTCGCGTCAGGTCGGGCACATTGTGCGGGAGTTGCAGCGGCGTAATTTGCGGTATGGCGTGGTTACCATGTGCGTGGGTGGCGGGATGGGGGCTACCGGGTTGTTTGAGGCTGTGCGTTAA
- a CDS encoding DUF6316 family protein, which yields MYGMRAQDNAPATHFRCDRVCRVNGELYFSTRENTLEGPFENPKVVAREIQAYIERMQRLGTRR from the coding sequence ATGTACGGCATGCGCGCCCAAGACAACGCCCCCGCCACGCACTTTCGCTGCGACCGGGTGTGTCGGGTGAATGGGGAACTGTATTTCAGCACCCGGGAAAACACGCTGGAGGGACCGTTTGAGAACCCGAAGGTGGTGGCGCGGGAGATTCAGGCCTACATCGAGCGGATGCAGAGGTTGGGCACCAGACGTTAG
- a CDS encoding class II fumarate hydratase, producing the protein MSRIETDSLGQVEVPDEAYWGAQTQRSLINFAIGNERMPLAVLHALALIKKAAARVNDRNGDLPADIARLIEQAADEVLDGSHDDQFPLVVWQTGSGTQSNMNVNEVIAGRANELAGNPRGGKTPVHPNDHVNRSQSSNDCFPTAMHIAAAQAVQQHLLPAISELSGGLAELSARHMKLVKTGRTHMMDATPITFGQELSAFIAQLDYAERAIRSALPAVCELAQGGTAVGTGLNSPHGFGEAIAAELAALSGLPFVTAPNKFAALAGHEPLTTLSGALKTLAVTLMKIANDLRLLGSGPRAGFAEVKLPANEPGSSIMPGKVNPTQCEALSMLACQVLGNDVAIGFAASQGHLQLNVFKPVIIHNLLQSIRLLGDGCSNFQQHCITGLEPDAAKMAEHLERGLMLVTALNPHIGYDKSAEIAKKAYSEGLTLREAALQLGYLTDEEFDAWVRPENMLEAGAKG; encoded by the coding sequence ATGAGCCGTATCGAAACCGACAGCCTTGGCCAGGTGGAAGTCCCGGATGAGGCCTACTGGGGCGCTCAGACGCAACGCTCGCTGATCAATTTCGCCATTGGCAACGAACGCATGCCGCTGGCCGTGCTGCACGCACTGGCCCTGATCAAAAAAGCCGCGGCGCGGGTCAATGACCGCAACGGCGACCTGCCCGCCGACATCGCCCGCCTGATCGAACAGGCCGCCGACGAAGTGCTCGACGGCAGCCACGACGACCAGTTCCCGCTGGTGGTCTGGCAGACCGGCAGCGGCACCCAGAGCAACATGAACGTCAACGAAGTGATCGCTGGTCGCGCCAACGAACTGGCCGGTAATCCTCGCGGCGGCAAGACCCCGGTTCACCCCAACGATCACGTCAACCGCTCCCAAAGCTCCAACGACTGCTTCCCGACCGCCATGCACATTGCCGCCGCCCAAGCGGTGCAGCAGCATTTGCTGCCGGCGATCAGTGAACTCTCCGGTGGCTTGGCCGAGTTGTCGGCGCGGCACATGAAACTGGTCAAGACCGGCCGCACCCACATGATGGACGCCACGCCGATCACCTTCGGCCAGGAACTATCGGCATTCATCGCGCAACTGGATTACGCCGAACGGGCGATCCGCAGTGCGCTGCCGGCAGTCTGTGAACTGGCCCAGGGCGGCACCGCCGTCGGCACCGGGCTGAATTCGCCCCACGGTTTTGGTGAAGCGATCGCCGCAGAGCTGGCCGCCCTCTCCGGCCTGCCGTTTGTCACCGCGCCGAACAAGTTCGCCGCACTGGCCGGCCATGAGCCGCTGACCACCCTCTCGGGTGCGCTGAAAACCCTCGCCGTGACCCTGATGAAAATCGCTAACGACCTGCGCCTGCTGGGTTCCGGGCCACGCGCCGGTTTTGCCGAAGTGAAACTGCCGGCCAACGAGCCGGGCAGCTCGATCATGCCGGGCAAGGTCAATCCGACCCAGTGTGAAGCGCTGTCGATGCTGGCATGTCAGGTCTTGGGCAACGACGTTGCCATCGGTTTTGCGGCGAGTCAGGGGCACTTGCAGCTGAACGTGTTCAAACCGGTGATCATCCACAACCTGCTGCAATCGATCCGCCTGCTGGGCGATGGCTGCAGCAACTTCCAGCAGCATTGCATCACCGGGCTTGAACCCGATGCAGCGAAAATGGCTGAGCACCTGGAGCGTGGGTTGATGCTGGTGACGGCGCTGAATCCGCATATCGGCTACGACAAATCGGCGGAGATTGCCAAGAAGGCTTACAGCGAAGGGCTGACCTTGCGTGAGGCAGCGTTGCAGTTGGGGTATCTGACGGATGAAGAGTTTGATGCGTGGGTAAGGCCGGAGAATATGCTTGAGGCCGGTGCCAAGGGCTGA
- a CDS encoding DMT family transporter, with amino-acid sequence MHISSGRWVYGLFLALLTAVLWGILPIKLKQVLLVMDPVTVTWFRLTVSGGCLFIYLAATKRLPSRKVLGPRGGWLVLMAVLGLVGNYVLYLMGLNLLSPGTAQLVVQMGPIMLLIASLFVFKERFSVGQGTGLLVLLIGFALFFNQRLAELLTSLTDYTAGVLLVLLASTVWTFYALGQKQLLTVWNSLQVMMVIYLFCALLLTPWVHPLEALQLSPLQGWLLLACCMNTLIAYGAFAEALAHWEASRVSATLAITPLVTFGAVAVAAWAWPEYVHAETINSLGYGGAVLVVVGSALVALGPSLIAGLKARRMKMAAS; translated from the coding sequence ATGCACATTTCATCCGGTCGCTGGGTTTACGGTCTGTTCCTGGCCTTGTTGACCGCGGTTCTGTGGGGAATCCTGCCGATCAAACTCAAACAAGTCCTGCTGGTGATGGACCCGGTGACGGTGACCTGGTTTCGCCTGACGGTGTCCGGTGGTTGCCTGTTCATTTATCTGGCAGCGACCAAACGCCTGCCCAGCCGCAAAGTCCTCGGCCCGCGCGGCGGCTGGCTGGTGTTGATGGCGGTGCTCGGCCTGGTTGGCAACTACGTGCTGTACCTGATGGGCTTGAACCTGCTTAGCCCCGGCACCGCGCAACTGGTGGTGCAGATGGGCCCGATCATGTTGCTGATCGCCAGTCTGTTTGTGTTCAAGGAACGGTTCAGTGTGGGGCAGGGGACTGGCCTGCTGGTGCTGCTGATCGGTTTCGCGCTGTTCTTTAATCAACGCCTGGCCGAGTTGTTAACCTCGTTGACCGATTACACCGCCGGCGTGTTGCTGGTGCTACTGGCGTCCACAGTCTGGACCTTCTATGCCTTGGGGCAGAAGCAATTGCTGACGGTGTGGAATTCGTTGCAGGTGATGATGGTGATCTACCTGTTCTGCGCCTTATTGCTGACGCCGTGGGTGCATCCGCTGGAGGCATTGCAATTGAGCCCGCTGCAAGGCTGGTTGCTGCTGGCGTGCTGCATGAACACCTTGATTGCCTACGGTGCATTTGCCGAAGCGCTGGCCCATTGGGAAGCTTCGCGGGTCAGTGCAACGCTGGCGATTACGCCGTTGGTGACGTTTGGCGCGGTGGCCGTGGCGGCGTGGGCATGGCCGGAATATGTGCATGCAGAGACGATCAATAGTCTGGGGTATGGCGGGGCGGTGTTGGTAGTGGTGGGGTCGGCGTTGGTGGCCCTTGGGCCGTCGTTGATTGCCGGGCTCAAGGCGCGGCGGATGAAGATGGCTGCCAGTTAA
- the mnmC gene encoding bifunctional tRNA (5-methylaminomethyl-2-thiouridine)(34)-methyltransferase MnmD/FAD-dependent 5-carboxymethylaminomethyl-2-thiouridine(34) oxidoreductase MnmC yields the protein MKPVLPHAQLDWDDQGRPYSRVFDDVYFSDKSGLEETRYVFLEQNGLRERFAELPDGGRLVIGETGFGTGLNFLCAWQLFEQHAVAGARLHFVSVEKYPLSQPDLQRALALWPELKPFADQLLAQYVAIHQGFQRLILDNGRVTLTLLIGDALEQLPQLDAQIDAWFLDGFAPAKNPDMWTAELFAELARLAAPGSTISTFTSTGWVRRLLNAAGFKMKRTPGIGHKWEILRGVFLGWPEETPAPVVAKPWFARPAPLSGERRALVIGAGLAGCATAASLAMRGWQVSLLERQDGIAQEASGNPQGVLYLKLSAHGTALSQLIVSGFGHTRRLLEHLQRGVDWNDCGVLQLAFNAKEAERQAQLAAAFPEDLLHTLDREHAEIRAGIALQFGGLFYPEGGWVHPPALCSWQAAHPNIRILTHHDVLELRRVEGQWQAWDGDRLLADAPVVVLAGAAEIKRFDFSSDLPLKRIRGQITRLPQTPASQSLSTVVCAEGYVAPARLGEHTLGASFDFNNDDLTPTAAEHAGNLQMLEEISVDLVARLGADALRPEALEGRAAFRCTSPDYLPIVGPLADSRAFADAYIALSKDARQTPDIPCPWLDGLYVNSGHGSRGLITAPLSGELLAAWLDNEPLPLPRAVAEACHPNRFRLRRLIRGKA from the coding sequence ATGAAACCTGTATTGCCTCACGCCCAACTCGACTGGGACGACCAGGGTCGCCCGTATTCGCGAGTGTTCGACGACGTCTACTTTTCGGACAAGTCAGGCCTTGAAGAAACCCGCTACGTATTCCTCGAACAAAACGGTTTGCGTGAACGCTTTGCCGAGTTGCCGGATGGCGGTCGGCTGGTCATTGGCGAAACAGGTTTTGGCACCGGACTCAACTTCCTCTGCGCCTGGCAGTTGTTCGAACAGCACGCTGTGGCCGGTGCGCGGCTGCATTTTGTCAGCGTGGAAAAGTACCCGCTGAGCCAGCCAGACTTGCAGCGAGCCTTGGCGTTGTGGCCGGAGCTCAAGCCGTTTGCCGATCAATTGCTGGCGCAGTACGTGGCGATCCATCAAGGCTTCCAGCGACTGATTCTGGACAACGGTCGCGTCACTCTGACCTTGTTGATCGGCGATGCGCTGGAACAACTGCCGCAACTGGACGCACAGATTGACGCTTGGTTTCTCGACGGTTTCGCCCCGGCGAAAAACCCCGACATGTGGACCGCCGAACTGTTTGCCGAACTGGCGCGGCTGGCGGCGCCCGGCTCGACCATCAGCACCTTCACCAGCACAGGTTGGGTACGCCGTCTGCTGAACGCGGCGGGCTTCAAGATGAAGCGCACGCCGGGCATCGGCCATAAATGGGAAATCCTGCGCGGCGTGTTTCTTGGCTGGCCTGAAGAAACACCTGCGCCTGTCGTGGCGAAACCCTGGTTTGCGCGTCCGGCCCCGCTCTCTGGCGAGCGTCGAGCCTTGGTGATCGGCGCCGGTCTGGCCGGTTGCGCCACGGCCGCCAGTCTCGCCATGCGGGGTTGGCAGGTGAGTCTGCTGGAACGACAAGACGGTATCGCGCAGGAAGCTTCGGGCAATCCGCAAGGCGTGTTGTACCTCAAGCTGTCGGCCCATGGCACTGCATTGTCACAGCTGATTGTCAGTGGTTTCGGCCACACCCGACGCCTGCTGGAGCACTTGCAGCGCGGCGTCGACTGGAATGATTGCGGCGTGCTGCAACTGGCCTTCAACGCCAAGGAAGCCGAACGTCAGGCACAACTGGCGGCGGCATTTCCCGAGGACTTGCTGCACACCCTCGATCGGGAACACGCCGAGATTCGCGCCGGTATCGCACTGCAATTCGGTGGCCTGTTTTACCCAGAAGGCGGTTGGGTGCATCCGCCAGCCCTGTGCTCATGGCAAGCAGCGCATCCCAATATCCGCATCCTGACCCATCACGATGTCCTGGAACTGCGTCGCGTGGAGGGTCAATGGCAAGCGTGGGATGGCGACCGGTTGCTGGCCGACGCACCGGTGGTGGTGCTGGCCGGCGCTGCCGAGATCAAGCGTTTCGACTTCAGCAGCGATCTGCCGCTCAAACGTATTCGCGGACAGATCACTCGCCTGCCGCAGACTCCTGCAAGCCAGAGCCTGAGCACCGTGGTGTGTGCCGAAGGGTATGTCGCGCCGGCCCGTCTGGGTGAGCACACCTTGGGCGCAAGTTTCGATTTCAACAACGACGACCTGACGCCCACCGCGGCCGAGCATGCCGGTAACCTGCAGATGCTCGAAGAAATCTCGGTGGACCTGGTCGCTCGACTCGGCGCAGACGCCTTGCGGCCCGAGGCACTTGAAGGTCGCGCGGCGTTTCGCTGCACCAGCCCTGATTACCTGCCGATTGTCGGCCCCTTGGCTGACAGCCGGGCATTCGCCGACGCCTACATCGCCTTGAGCAAGGACGCCCGGCAAACGCCGGACATCCCTTGTCCATGGCTGGACGGTCTGTACGTCAACAGCGGCCACGGTTCGCGAGGACTGATCACCGCGCCGTTGTCAGGCGAGTTGCTGGCAGCCTGGCTCGACAACGAACCGCTGCCATTGCCCAGAGCCGTGGCCGAGGCGTGTCATCCCAACCGTTTCAGGCTGCGTCGTTTGATACGCGGCAAGGCCTGA